A window from Prochlorococcus marinus CUG1435 encodes these proteins:
- a CDS encoding DUF2256 domain-containing protein yields the protein MKNLSTKTCPVCNRPFEWRKKWKSCWDEVIYCSKRCSNRKSQR from the coding sequence TTGAAAAATCTCTCTACCAAAACTTGTCCTGTTTGTAATAGGCCATTCGAATGGCGTAAAAAATGGAAAAGCTGTTGGGATGAGGTTATCTACTGTTCAAAAAGATGCAGTAACAGGAAATCGCAAAGATGA
- the trmH gene encoding tRNA (guanosine(18)-2'-O)-methyltransferase TrmH — protein MSILPRRFERIKSVLDCRMKNLTVLVEDVNKPHNLSAILRTCDAAGVFEANFISKTNAVKTFNSTAQGSQKWVKLNNHENTITAISDLKNKGFKLYGTTLNSESIDYRNFDYSQNTCFVLGAEKWGLSNELISMVDQSIFIPMRGMVQSLNVSVAASILLFEAIRQRKNKGILPANGEGLNIDEYKKTLFEWCYPELAAVYQKSAKEYPKLNDQGELDPMTDN, from the coding sequence ATGTCAATTTTGCCAAGAAGATTTGAACGAATCAAAAGTGTTTTAGATTGCCGAATGAAAAACTTGACTGTTTTGGTTGAGGATGTAAACAAACCACACAATCTATCCGCGATATTAAGGACGTGTGATGCAGCAGGAGTTTTCGAAGCAAATTTTATTAGCAAAACGAATGCCGTTAAGACTTTCAATAGTACTGCTCAAGGCAGTCAAAAATGGGTAAAACTAAATAATCATGAAAACACTATCACAGCAATATCTGATCTAAAGAATAAGGGTTTTAAATTATATGGAACGACTCTAAATAGTGAATCAATAGATTATAGAAATTTTGATTATTCTCAAAATACATGTTTTGTTTTAGGAGCAGAAAAATGGGGACTAAGTAATGAACTTATATCAATGGTTGATCAATCAATTTTTATACCTATGAGAGGTATGGTTCAATCCCTGAATGTTTCAGTTGCTGCTTCCATATTATTATTTGAAGCTATTCGCCAAAGAAAAAATAAAGGTATATTGCCCGCTAATGGAGAAGGTTTAAATATAGATGAATATAAAAAAACACTTTTTGAATGGTGTTACCCAGAATTAGCTGCGGTTTATCAAAAATCAGCTAAAGAATATCCAAAGTTAAATGATCAAGGAGAACTTGATCCTATGACAGATAACTAA
- a CDS encoding cryptochrome/photolyase family protein, which produces MKQVSIIFPNQLFRESPILKINCEIFILEDSLFFGNDKFHKLINHKNKLVFHRASMLAYKKYLEISGFKVLYIENKKNISTVDYLSEFIKNKYQKINLIDPHDFLIMKRINNFVESNNLALNLLPSPMFMSSEDLKELFVSNTKKPLMGRFYENQRKSQKILVNSDDTPEGGKWSFDEMNRKKLPKKINIPDTPKLKKNKFVVNAERSLANFDIEFIGESNNFLYPTNFDEADEWLNYFFKHRFFLFGDYEDAISRENSFLWHSLLSPLLNSGLLTPDVVVNKALLFAKNNNVSINSLEGFIRQIIGWREFICLVYKKYGTKMRNSNFWNFENKPIPESFYQGNTGIEPVDVVIKNIIKYGYCHHIERLMIIGNFMLLCRIHPNQVYKWFMEMFIDSYDWVMVPNVYGMSQFSDGGIFSTKPYISSSNYVKKMSNFKSGPWCEIWDGLFWKFIKDNESFFRKQYRLAMLTRNLDKMSEEKLNNHLETADKFLRDIQ; this is translated from the coding sequence ATGAAACAAGTATCAATTATTTTTCCGAATCAACTTTTTAGAGAAAGCCCAATCTTAAAAATAAATTGTGAAATTTTTATTTTGGAAGACTCATTATTTTTTGGAAATGATAAATTTCATAAATTAATTAACCACAAAAATAAGTTAGTTTTTCATAGAGCTTCTATGCTTGCTTATAAAAAATATTTAGAAATATCTGGCTTTAAAGTTTTATATATCGAAAACAAGAAAAATATTTCTACAGTTGATTACTTATCGGAATTTATTAAAAATAAATATCAAAAAATCAATCTCATTGACCCCCATGATTTTTTAATAATGAAGAGGATTAATAATTTTGTTGAAAGTAATAATTTAGCTTTAAATCTTTTGCCTTCTCCTATGTTTATGAGTAGTGAAGATTTAAAAGAGTTATTTGTATCAAATACAAAAAAACCTCTTATGGGGAGATTTTACGAGAATCAAAGAAAGAGCCAAAAGATATTAGTTAATTCGGATGATACACCTGAAGGTGGTAAATGGAGTTTCGATGAAATGAACAGAAAAAAATTACCAAAAAAAATTAATATACCTGATACTCCTAAATTAAAAAAAAATAAATTTGTAGTTAATGCAGAAAGGTCATTAGCCAATTTTGATATTGAGTTTATTGGAGAAAGTAATAACTTTTTATATCCAACTAATTTTGATGAGGCAGATGAATGGTTAAATTATTTTTTTAAACATAGATTTTTCTTATTTGGAGATTATGAGGATGCTATTTCTAGAGAAAATTCTTTTTTATGGCATAGTTTACTTTCTCCTCTTCTAAATAGCGGCTTATTAACTCCAGATGTAGTAGTAAATAAAGCATTACTTTTTGCAAAAAATAATAATGTTTCTATTAATTCTTTAGAGGGTTTTATTCGTCAAATTATTGGATGGAGAGAATTTATTTGTCTAGTCTATAAAAAGTATGGAACAAAGATGCGAAACAGTAATTTTTGGAATTTTGAAAATAAGCCAATTCCAGAATCTTTTTATCAAGGAAATACAGGAATTGAACCAGTAGACGTTGTTATAAAAAATATTATTAAATATGGTTATTGTCACCACATTGAAAGGTTAATGATTATTGGTAACTTCATGCTTCTATGTAGAATTCACCCCAATCAAGTTTATAAATGGTTTATGGAAATGTTTATTGATTCCTACGATTGGGTTATGGTCCCAAATGTTTACGGAATGAGTCAGTTTAGTGATGGAGGTATCTTTTCAACAAAACCATATATATCAAGCTCTAATTATGTTAAAAAAATGTCTAATTTTAAAAGTGGCCCCTGGTGTGAAATATGGGATGGCTTATTTTGGAAATTTATTAAAGATAATGAAAGCTTTTTTAGAAAGCAATATCGCCTGGCAATGTTAACGAGAAATCTCGATAAAATGTCAGAGGAAAAATTAAATAATCACTTAGAAACAGCCGATAAATTTTTAAGAGATATTCAATAA
- a CDS encoding DUF393 domain-containing protein, giving the protein MKKKLTFLFDGGCPLCLRETNFLKKRDISNQISFIDINSKDYDHNLFMGISYSEAMSNLHGIMENDEIIRGLDVIAYSYELVGLGWVYYPLKIKFLSPILRLVYRYWAKYRLQITGRSDIEKLCTSQCEQ; this is encoded by the coding sequence ATGAAAAAAAAATTAACCTTTTTATTCGACGGTGGCTGTCCACTTTGTTTAAGAGAAACAAATTTTCTAAAAAAGAGAGATATCTCAAATCAGATTTCATTTATAGATATTAATAGTAAGGATTACGATCACAATCTTTTTATGGGCATCTCATATTCAGAAGCTATGTCAAACTTGCATGGGATTATGGAAAATGATGAAATTATTAGGGGACTAGATGTGATTGCATATTCTTATGAATTAGTTGGTTTAGGTTGGGTTTATTATCCCTTGAAGATTAAATTCTTATCTCCCATATTAAGACTGGTTTACAGATATTGGGCAAAATACAGACTTCAAATTACAGGTAGATCAGATATTGAAAAACTTTGTACCTCCCAATGTGAACAATAA
- a CDS encoding TIGR03643 family protein has protein sequence MENIDIDRIIEMCWEDRTPFEAIKYQFGLKEEDAIKIMRQNLKPKSFKVWRKRVSGRNTKHMALKDSTRFKSTHKRKL, from the coding sequence ATGGAAAATATCGATATAGACAGAATAATAGAAATGTGTTGGGAAGATAGAACACCGTTTGAAGCTATAAAGTATCAATTTGGTTTAAAAGAAGAAGATGCGATAAAAATTATGCGTCAAAACCTTAAACCCAAATCCTTCAAAGTCTGGAGAAAGAGAGTTTCGGGAAGAAATACAAAACATATGGCGCTTAAAGATTCAACTAGATTTAAATCTACTCATAAAAGAAAACTATAG
- a CDS encoding ABC transporter permease: MKFLEANNFFGNSFSTLSNDIFAPPSLNHFCGTDRLGRDVCLRTLQGSSLAIEVVFLAILFSLSLGLPLGLLSGYLGGFFDKCLSLIMDTIFSIPVILLSVVVAFVLGKGILNAALALCIVYSPQYFRLIRNQTILVKSETYVEAAQVSGADVKTIIFKYILPNVITPLPILLTLNAADAVLVLGSLGFLGLGVPADVPEWGSDLNLALAALPTGIWWTALFPGLAMFFLVLGLSFIGEDLEEIFDSQNSE; encoded by the coding sequence ATGAAATTTTTAGAGGCCAATAATTTTTTTGGTAATTCATTTTCAACGTTAAGCAATGATATCTTTGCCCCTCCTTCGCTTAATCATTTCTGCGGCACAGATAGACTAGGAAGAGATGTTTGTTTAAGAACTTTACAAGGATCATCCTTAGCTATAGAAGTTGTATTCTTAGCTATTCTTTTTTCATTAAGTTTGGGCTTGCCATTGGGATTATTAAGTGGATATTTGGGTGGTTTTTTTGATAAATGCTTATCACTAATAATGGATACTATTTTTTCAATACCTGTAATTTTACTTTCAGTTGTTGTTGCCTTTGTATTGGGTAAGGGTATCCTTAACGCAGCTTTGGCATTGTGTATTGTTTACTCTCCTCAATATTTTAGATTAATCAGAAATCAGACAATATTGGTTAAATCCGAAACTTATGTGGAGGCAGCTCAGGTTTCAGGAGCTGATGTTAAAACAATTATTTTTAAATATATTCTCCCAAATGTAATAACACCTTTACCCATTTTGCTTACCCTAAATGCTGCGGATGCTGTTTTGGTATTAGGAAGTTTAGGATTTTTAGGTCTTGGTGTTCCTGCAGATGTCCCAGAGTGGGGAAGTGATTTAAATCTTGCTCTTGCTGCTTTACCTACAGGCATATGGTGGACGGCTTTATTCCCAGGTTTGGCAATGTTTTTTTTAGTTTTAGGTCTTTCTTTTATAGGAGAGGATCTTGAAGAAATTTTTGATAGTCAAAATTCTGAATAA